From Vanessa tameamea isolate UH-Manoa-2023 chromosome 26, ilVanTame1 primary haplotype, whole genome shotgun sequence, one genomic window encodes:
- the LOC113393932 gene encoding protein lethal(2)essential for life-like, producing the protein MVLRSIDWLENFPWRNETTIKKDKDKYRICLHAKDFSPDDITVKTADGFIVVEGKHEEKKDEDGYITRHFVRRYALPEGCRPESVESRLSSDGILTITAPRKPVVRRDTVIPVSHEGSVKSKL; encoded by the coding sequence ATGGTTTTGCGTTCTATCGATTGGCTGGAAAACTTTCCATGGAGAAatgaaacaacaataaaaaaagataaagataaGTATCGTATTTGTTTACATGCTAAGGATTTTTCTCCAGATGATATTACTGTCAAAACAGCGGATGGATTTATTGTTGTGGAAGGCAAGCATGAAGAGAAAAAGGATGAAGATGGTTACATTACGAGACATTTTGTAAGGAGGTACGCATTACCGGAGGGTTGTCGACCAGAGTCCGTGGAATCCAGATTGTCTTCGGATGGAATTCTTACGATCACTGCGCCTAGGAAACCGGTCGTTCGTCGCGACACAGTCATACCAGTTTCACACGAAGGCAGTGTTAAATCCAAATTGTAA
- the LOC113393922 gene encoding carbonyl reductase [NADPH] 3-like, whose protein sequence is MSEYKIAIVTGANKGLGFAIVKGLCQNFKGSVYLTSRNEDRGKNACQELQKLGYTPQYYQLDVTDEKSVFNLCSFLKSRKIDLLINNAGVLFLKDSKESKINQAEQTLLINFFALVNFTEAILPFMNDHSTILNISSSSGHLSRIPSEKLRKEISNPNLSLTDLKSLMKKYIDSVKFNREILDGWGDSPYVVSKVGLNAYTFILNRRFKERGILVNCVHPGYVMSDMTRGAGTVSPEQAAEVVMKLALTPETGGLYVWHNGDTVPWDGPDPRGYIDGKPL, encoded by the exons ATGAGTGAATACAAAATTGCGATTGTAACAGGTGCTAATAAGGGCCTAGGTTTTGCCATCGTCAAAGGTTTATGTCAAAATTTTAAGGGCTCAGTATATTTAACATCACGAAACGAAGATCGTGGTAAGAATGCTTGTCAAGAATTACAGAAATTAGGTTATACACCTCAGTACTACCAGCTCGACGTAACCGATGAAAAAAGTGTGTTCAATTtatgttcatttttaaaatcacgTAAGATTGATTTGTTAATAAACAATGCTGGAGTTCTGTTTCTGAAAGATTCAAAAGAATCTAAGATTAACCAAGCAgaacaaactttattaattaactttttcgcTTTAGTTAACTTTACTGAAGCAATTTTACCTTTTATGAATGATCATAGTACTATTCTCAATATTTCAAGTTCGTCTGGACACTTATCACGAATACCTTCAGAGAAGTTAAGAAAAGAAATAAGCAATCCTAATCTTAGCTTAACTGATTTAAAGAGTTTAATGAAGAAATACATAGATTCTGTAAAATTTAACAGAGAAATTTTAGACGGCTGGGGCGATTCGCCTTATGTGGTGTCAAAAGTTGGTTTAAATGCCTATACTTTTATACTGAATCGGAGATTTAAAGAAAGAG GTATTTTAGTAAATTGCGTGCACCCCGGTTATGTAATGTCAGATATGACACGAGGAGCTGGTACTGTGAGTCCAGAACAAGCTGCTGAAGTGGTGATGAAATTAGCACTTACACCTGAAACCGGCGGTTTATATGTATGGCACAATGGTGACACTGTACCATGGGATGGACCGGATCCACGGGGATATATTGACGgaaaacctttataa